The region TAGTGTGTCCCCTTCGTCTAGTGGCCTAGGACACCGCCCTTTCACGGCGGTAACAGGGGTTCGAGTCCCCTAGGGGACGCCATTTTGCGGGAATAGCTCAGTTGGTAGAGCACGACCTTGCCAAGGTCGGGGTCGCGAGTTCGAGTCTCGTTTCCCGCTCCAAATATGGCGCTCCAGCGTTTGACAACGCTGTAGTGATGAGTAAAAGGGCTGTTTGCCTTTTTTCTCGCCGAGTTAAATCGGCAGCTACAAAATTTGCGGGAATAGCTCAGTTGGTAGAGCACGACCTTGCCAAGGTCGGGGTCGCGAGTTCGAGTCTCGTTTCCCGCTCCAAACAGAAAAACGCCGTTCGTTTGAACGGCGTTTTTTTTCGTCTGGAATTATGTTGGCTGACTGAAGCGGCAGAACTTTTCAATCCTGCCGCCTGTGCGGATCAGTGCTTGCTGTCGTCGTCGGACATGCTCAACAGCTGTTTTTCCTGGTTCCAGTCGAACGGCTCGTCATTCTGCTCGGCTTCATAGCGGCGCTCTTCCAGGGTCTGGTAGATCATCTGCTCTTCATCAGGCATGTAGTGCAGGCAGTCACCGCCGAAAAACCACAACAGATCGCGCGGCACCAAGTGGGCAACTTGTGGGTAGCGTTGGATAATCTGGCAAATCAGGTCCTGACCCAGGTAGGTGCTTTCCGGGTCAACCGGCAGTTGCAGCATCAGGTCATCGAAGCGCTCGAGAAACAGCGCGTGACTTTCTTCCGGCACTTGCTCGGCTTCGCCCAAGGCAGCCAGGATGGTGCGCAGGTGGGTAAGCAGGGCGAGATGATATTCCAGGCGATCGGTAGCCATGCTGGCGATCCTCTTGAGCAAAACGGGCGCGGGAGTATACGGCCCCCGGCGCCCGATGTCCCGGCCGTTAACGAATTTTGCCGGGGGTAGGCAGGAGTGCCTCCTTGCTGAAAGCATCGACATCGATCACGGTGCGTCGCGCTGCTTCGGCAGCGTGCAGTGTTTGCGCTTCAGTGGCTTGAAGTACACCAGCGCGCAGGGCTGCATCGATTGTCGACTCACCGGGTGCGGGGCTGACCTTGCCCTCCTTGACTGCCTGATGCAGTTTTTTATGCACAGGGGCGCATTCTTCGAGCAAGGTGCAGGCTTGCTGCAGGGCGCCGACCGGGTCGTTGGTATCCATCGGACGGTAGCAGCCAGCAAGCAGTTCCTCGAGCGCCGGGTCGCCCTTCGGTCGTCCGATCAAGGCGGCCACTTCTGCATCCAGGGCATCGCTCGGGCCGGTATGCCTGCGGCCGAAGGGAAACACCACAATACGCAAGGCGCAGCCAAGGAAGCGATTGGGGAAGTTGTCGAGCAGACGGTCCAGGGCCTTTTCAGCCTGGCCCAGGCTCTCTTCCATGGCCCAGCGCAGCAGTGGCTGCAAATGCTCGGGCGACCCCAGGTCGTGATAGCGCTTGAGCGCGGCAGAGCTCAGGTAAAGATTGCTCAGTACATCTCCTAGGCGGGCCGAGAGGCGTTCACGGCGCTTAAGCTCGCCACCGAGCAACATCATGCTCATGTCGGCAAGCATGGCGAACGCTGCGGCCTGGCGATTGAGTGCACGGAAGTAGCCTTGGCTGAGGGCATCACCCGGAACCCTTTCGAAATGGCCCAGGCCCAACCCAAGGACCAATGTGCTGGCGGCGTTGCCGATCGCGAAGCCGATGTGCTGCAT is a window of Pseudomonas sp. DG56-2 DNA encoding:
- a CDS encoding PA2817 family protein, whose protein sequence is MATDRLEYHLALLTHLRTILAALGEAEQVPEESHALFLERFDDLMLQLPVDPESTYLGQDLICQIIQRYPQVAHLVPRDLLWFFGGDCLHYMPDEEQMIYQTLEERRYEAEQNDEPFDWNQEKQLLSMSDDDSKH